In a genomic window of Methanorbis furvi:
- the thsA gene encoding thermosome subunit alpha: MSSRSGQPVVILRDNVEHVPGQEALRSNIMAAKVLGNTVRTTLGPRGMDKMLVTQGSDDIVITNDGATILHQIQVQHPGAKLVVEVAETQDDECGDGTTTAVVMVGSFMEQAEKLIDTGVHPSVIAKGYNLGMAKAMEILDTLAIEVTPKDTAMLKQIAKTAMTGKSIEMIMDKACDVVVEAVSTVATTVGKKTIVNEDDILVKTKRSESMDAELIKGVLIDKTRLDALMPKKIKGVKAAFIANPLEITKTQTKSKIKITSHEQLEAFSVAERETLKAMAQKFVDNGVNVVLCQKGIADPVQYYLGENGIYALEFVPEKDLKYAAKALGGQIVNKPEDLSPEVIGTAGNLEMLEDLEMTKLSGCKNPQAVTILLRGSSQHLVDELDRAMEDAKRVVQDVIEDGAYTIGGGSVETELSLRIREYAASEGGRVQLAIEGYAKAFEIIPKTLAENSGFDTVDKVIDLRQAHATGQKYAGLDVFTGNVVDMKAEGVVEPKRVKRQAIQSASETAMLLIRVDDMMVSKGAGQM; the protein is encoded by the coding sequence ATGTCAAGCAGATCAGGACAGCCTGTCGTTATTTTACGGGACAACGTTGAGCACGTGCCTGGACAGGAGGCGCTTCGCTCCAATATCATGGCCGCAAAAGTTCTCGGAAACACCGTTCGGACCACCCTTGGTCCCCGCGGCATGGACAAAATGCTGGTAACCCAAGGAAGTGACGACATCGTCATCACCAACGATGGTGCAACAATCCTCCACCAGATTCAGGTCCAGCACCCGGGAGCAAAACTCGTTGTCGAGGTTGCAGAGACCCAGGACGACGAGTGTGGTGACGGAACCACAACCGCAGTCGTAATGGTCGGCTCCTTTATGGAACAGGCCGAAAAACTGATCGACACCGGTGTTCACCCGTCGGTCATCGCAAAAGGCTACAACCTCGGCATGGCAAAGGCCATGGAGATCCTCGACACCCTCGCAATCGAAGTGACCCCGAAGGACACAGCAATGCTGAAGCAGATTGCAAAGACGGCAATGACCGGCAAGTCCATTGAGATGATAATGGACAAAGCCTGCGATGTTGTTGTTGAAGCGGTCAGCACCGTTGCAACCACGGTCGGCAAGAAAACCATCGTCAACGAAGACGACATTCTTGTCAAGACAAAACGCAGCGAGTCGATGGATGCAGAGCTCATCAAGGGAGTCTTAATCGACAAGACCAGACTTGATGCACTGATGCCGAAGAAGATCAAAGGCGTGAAGGCAGCATTCATTGCAAACCCGCTTGAGATCACCAAGACCCAGACCAAATCCAAGATCAAGATCACGTCCCACGAACAGCTTGAGGCATTCTCTGTTGCAGAACGCGAGACCTTGAAGGCAATGGCACAGAAGTTTGTTGATAACGGTGTCAATGTTGTTCTCTGTCAGAAGGGAATTGCAGATCCGGTCCAGTACTATCTTGGCGAGAACGGCATCTATGCCCTTGAGTTTGTTCCAGAAAAGGATCTCAAGTACGCAGCAAAGGCACTCGGCGGCCAGATCGTCAACAAGCCCGAAGATCTTTCTCCGGAAGTTATCGGTACCGCAGGCAACCTTGAGATGCTGGAGGATCTTGAGATGACGAAACTCTCCGGATGCAAAAATCCACAGGCAGTGACGATTCTTCTGCGCGGATCCTCCCAGCACCTTGTCGATGAGCTTGACCGTGCGATGGAGGATGCAAAACGTGTTGTGCAGGATGTCATTGAGGACGGAGCATACACGATTGGCGGCGGTTCGGTTGAGACTGAGCTGTCCCTGAGAATCCGCGAGTACGCGGCAAGCGAGGGCGGACGTGTTCAGCTTGCAATCGAGGGCTATGCAAAGGCATTCGAGATCATCCCGAAGACTCTTGCAGAGAACTCAGGATTTGACACGGTTGACAAAGTCATTGATCTCCGTCAGGCACATGCAACCGGTCAGAAGTACGCAGGTCTTGATGTCTTCACCGGAAATGTTGTTGACATGAAGGCCGAAGGCGTTGTTGAGCCGAAACGTGTCAAGCGCCAGGCAATTCAGAGTGCATCCGAGACTGCGATGCTGCTGATTCGTGTTGATGACATGATGGTCAGCAAAGGCGCAGGCCAGATGTAA
- a CDS encoding orotate phosphoribosyltransferase-like protein — translation MSSLEELMEKAKDLRADGHSSGQIADEMSLSVDTVTWLLTQSKTNTAVPKDVHIDWTTVSSNATLLGGMASMMSAYFDAETGGEEEIDTVVGISISGVPLATLIAAEEGLDLSIYHPSKHSAESGPGCISGNFSKVSGKRCILVDDVITSGNTLKELVAYLRRHNATPVAVLVIFDKRGMTEVDGVPVYSLFSIRLVD, via the coding sequence ATGTCTTCCCTTGAAGAGCTTATGGAAAAAGCAAAAGATCTCCGTGCGGACGGTCACTCATCCGGCCAGATTGCCGACGAGATGAGCCTCTCTGTCGACACAGTCACATGGCTTCTCACCCAGAGCAAAACAAACACCGCGGTCCCGAAGGATGTTCACATCGACTGGACGACCGTCAGCTCCAACGCAACCCTTCTTGGCGGCATGGCCTCCATGATGTCCGCATACTTTGACGCAGAGACCGGCGGCGAGGAAGAGATTGACACAGTTGTCGGCATCTCCATCTCAGGAGTTCCTCTTGCAACCCTCATTGCAGCAGAAGAAGGACTCGACCTCTCCATCTACCACCCGTCCAAGCACAGCGCCGAATCAGGACCAGGATGCATCTCAGGAAACTTCAGCAAAGTCAGCGGCAAACGCTGCATTCTTGTCGACGATGTCATCACATCCGGAAACACCCTCAAAGAACTCGTCGCCTACCTCCGCAGACACAACGCAACCCCGGTTGCCGTTCTCGTCATCTTTGATAAGCGCGGCATGACCGAAGTTGACGGTGTTCCGGTGTACTCGCTGTTCTCCATACGGCTTGTTGACTAA
- a CDS encoding nucleotide-binding protein — MRYILDTSFFFGEYPFDGEFATTSGVVDELRDAASKMRYEVMQSRGLTISDPEPGAKNRVREAAGRSGDLRVLSETDISVIALGLTLEGTVVSDDFAVQNVCRHLKIPVQSLLQKKAKRRVWKSICSGCGAEIPDGEADCPVCGSMPVKRGTEKRASERRK; from the coding sequence ATGCGCTATATTTTAGATACTTCATTTTTTTTCGGTGAGTACCCGTTTGACGGAGAGTTTGCAACAACGTCCGGCGTTGTCGATGAGCTGAGGGATGCGGCGTCAAAGATGCGGTATGAGGTGATGCAAAGCAGAGGCCTCACAATCTCTGATCCGGAACCCGGCGCAAAGAACCGCGTCCGCGAGGCTGCGGGCAGGTCAGGTGACCTGCGGGTGCTCTCAGAGACCGATATCTCAGTCATTGCTCTGGGACTTACGCTCGAAGGAACGGTGGTCTCGGATGACTTTGCAGTGCAGAATGTCTGTCGCCATCTGAAAATTCCGGTACAGAGTCTGTTGCAGAAGAAAGCAAAGCGAAGGGTCTGGAAAAGTATCTGCAGTGGCTGCGGTGCAGAAATTCCTGATGGAGAAGCTGACTGTCCGGTTTGCGGGTCGATGCCGGTGAAGCGCGGGACAGAGAAGAGAGCTTCCGAGAGACGAAAATAA
- a CDS encoding ribose-phosphate diphosphokinase, with product MKVIYTEKSQLLAARVAQHLGCKIAEVKYNTFPDGEQYVRVMDLDEEMVIVASTVDAGSVLQAVLMLDACEGRNTTLVLPYMGYARQDKRFNDGEPISARALARILSEGASRIFTVNIHDPSVLSHFKCPAQNLTIAPKVGEYIKTMNLADPLVLAPDDGAWEFAKGVAAVGGWDCDHLDKTRLSGSEVKMAPKHLEANGRDCIIVDDIIATGGSMATAAGMLKEQGATSVRAAGVHGVFASGGYVKLMQAGLADVASSDTIERASSKITASTVIADAVRR from the coding sequence ATGAAAGTTATCTATACCGAAAAAAGTCAGCTCCTCGCCGCACGGGTAGCCCAGCACCTCGGCTGTAAGATTGCCGAGGTCAAATACAACACGTTTCCTGACGGCGAACAGTACGTGCGGGTAATGGATCTGGATGAAGAGATGGTGATCGTCGCAAGTACGGTTGATGCAGGATCAGTTCTGCAGGCGGTTCTGATGCTGGACGCATGTGAAGGAAGGAACACGACGCTTGTTCTGCCGTACATGGGCTACGCACGTCAGGACAAAAGATTCAACGACGGCGAACCGATCAGCGCCCGTGCACTGGCACGCATCCTTTCGGAGGGTGCATCCCGCATTTTCACGGTAAATATTCATGACCCGTCAGTCCTCTCCCACTTCAAGTGCCCTGCACAGAATCTGACCATCGCGCCAAAGGTCGGCGAGTACATCAAGACGATGAATCTCGCAGACCCACTCGTGCTCGCGCCCGATGACGGGGCATGGGAGTTTGCAAAAGGCGTGGCAGCAGTTGGCGGCTGGGACTGCGATCATCTTGACAAGACCAGACTCTCAGGCTCGGAGGTGAAGATGGCGCCGAAGCATCTTGAGGCGAACGGTCGCGACTGCATTATTGTGGATGATATTATTGCGACCGGCGGTTCGATGGCAACAGCTGCAGGGATGCTCAAGGAGCAGGGGGCAACGTCTGTTCGTGCCGCAGGAGTGCACGGGGTGTTTGCAAGCGGCGGGTATGTGAAACTGATGCAGGCAGGACTTGCTGATGTTGCGTCATCTGATACGATTGAACGTGCGAGCAGCAAGATCACTGCTTCAACCGTGATTGCAGACGCAGTCCGCAGATAA
- the lonB gene encoding ATP-dependent protease LonB, translating to MRFDTTADIVIPPSLIDQVIGQEHAVEVIKKAATQRRHVMMIGSPGTGKSMLAKAMAELLPKEEMQDILTYPNAEDSNNPIIRVVPAGRGKEIVAAHRAEARKRVSSRNTMLMVIILGVIVFSIFSGQLIMGLLVVLMLFFVFKSMMPRDEAMVPKLIVSNKPDSKAPFVDGTGTHAGALLGDVRHDPFQSGGLETPSHDRVEAGAIHRAHKGVLFIDEINTLELPSQQSLLTALQEGEFPITGQSERSSGAMVRTENVPCRFIMIAAGNLDAMQGMHPALRSRIRGYGYEVYMGETMDDTMQNRARLVRFIAQEVQNDGKIPHFDPSAVSEILREARRRSGRKGHLTLKLRDLGGLVRVAGDLARQAGDPATTMKHVVDAKQIARSVEDQISDEYIRRTRDYDLTIVEGTLVGRVNGLAVVGNDAGSVLPITAEVTPSQGAGAVIATGLLKEIAQESIKNVSALIKKFSGTDIRKVDIHVQFIGTYNGVEGDSASITVATAVISALEDIPVRQDVAMTGSLSVRGDVLPIGGVTYKIEAAAKAGIHTVIIPQSNLDDVLIEERYKQMVEIVPVTRIEEVLRRALVPEDKEAFEKKLSMIGKHMEIPKMPAVAEATEA from the coding sequence ATGCGGTTTGACACGACCGCCGACATTGTCATCCCGCCGTCTCTGATCGATCAGGTGATCGGTCAGGAGCATGCTGTTGAGGTCATCAAGAAAGCGGCAACACAGCGCCGCCATGTGATGATGATCGGAAGTCCGGGTACCGGAAAGTCGATGCTTGCAAAAGCGATGGCTGAACTTCTGCCAAAGGAGGAGATGCAGGACATTCTCACCTACCCGAATGCTGAAGACAGCAACAATCCGATCATCCGTGTGGTTCCGGCAGGCCGCGGCAAGGAAATTGTTGCCGCCCACCGTGCCGAGGCACGCAAACGTGTTTCGTCCCGGAACACCATGCTGATGGTGATCATTTTGGGTGTGATCGTCTTCTCCATCTTCAGCGGCCAGCTGATTATGGGACTTTTAGTGGTTCTCATGCTGTTCTTTGTCTTCAAGAGCATGATGCCGCGTGACGAGGCGATGGTGCCAAAGCTGATCGTCTCCAACAAACCGGACTCCAAGGCACCGTTCGTTGACGGTACCGGAACCCATGCAGGTGCACTGCTTGGTGATGTCCGCCACGACCCGTTCCAGTCCGGAGGTCTTGAGACACCGTCGCACGACCGCGTGGAGGCAGGAGCGATTCACCGTGCTCACAAAGGAGTGCTGTTCATCGATGAGATCAATACGCTTGAACTTCCCTCGCAGCAGAGCCTCCTCACCGCTCTGCAGGAGGGAGAGTTCCCGATCACCGGTCAGAGCGAGAGATCGTCAGGTGCAATGGTCAGGACAGAGAATGTCCCCTGCCGGTTCATCATGATCGCGGCAGGAAATCTGGATGCGATGCAGGGCATGCATCCGGCACTCCGCAGCCGTATCCGCGGATATGGTTATGAGGTGTACATGGGCGAGACGATGGATGACACGATGCAGAACCGTGCACGTCTCGTCCGCTTCATTGCGCAGGAAGTGCAGAACGATGGAAAGATTCCCCACTTTGATCCGTCAGCAGTTTCCGAGATTCTTCGCGAGGCACGCCGCAGATCCGGTCGCAAGGGTCATCTTACCCTGAAGCTTCGTGACCTTGGCGGTCTTGTGCGTGTCGCAGGAGATCTTGCCCGTCAGGCAGGGGACCCTGCAACCACGATGAAGCATGTGGTTGATGCAAAGCAGATTGCAAGATCAGTCGAAGACCAGATCTCTGATGAGTACATCAGAAGAACCCGCGATTATGATCTGACGATTGTGGAAGGAACTCTCGTCGGTCGCGTGAACGGTCTTGCGGTTGTCGGCAATGATGCGGGATCGGTTCTGCCGATCACTGCTGAGGTTACGCCGTCGCAGGGTGCGGGAGCGGTGATTGCAACCGGTCTCTTAAAGGAGATTGCGCAGGAGTCGATCAAGAACGTGAGTGCTTTGATCAAGAAGTTCTCAGGAACCGACATCCGCAAGGTGGATATTCACGTCCAGTTCATTGGAACCTACAATGGTGTTGAGGGCGACTCAGCATCCATCACGGTTGCAACTGCGGTCATCAGTGCTCTTGAGGATATTCCTGTTCGTCAGGATGTTGCGATGACGGGATCTCTATCGGTTCGCGGTGATGTTCTTCCGATTGGCGGTGTGACGTATAAGATTGAGGCAGCGGCAAAGGCCGGCATCCACACGGTCATCATTCCGCAGTCGAATCTTGACGATGTGCTGATCGAGGAGCGGTACAAACAGATGGTTGAGATCGTTCCGGTGACAAGAATCGAAGAGGTTCTCCGGCGTGCTCTGGTGCCCGAGGACAAAGAGGCGTTTGAGAAGAAGCTCTCGATGATCGGCAAGCACATGGAGATTCCGAAGATGCCTGCTGTTGCGGAAGCAACAGAGGCCTAA
- a CDS encoding TldD/PmbA family protein encodes MDTIRYYDIRYVRGNSTTITVENGDVESAGSNFFGKALIRVLGKHGWGYYTASPFDPDNTKAKQEYIARAARAAKLANVSAEIADVPHGSPRSWSCSANEQAAVPLEEKAALLLQMEGRAKISEVVSTSARYAEQYHDVWFEDCNGYSAKSSTCRTLFTISAVAARSGNMQMNYEQEAVVGPLNLKEYLDCGEKCAKRAVELLDASAVPGGRMPAVLDPAIGGVFAHEAVGHASEGDAVRDGVSVLAGKLGTAVGSPLVTIIDDPSMHDYGYEPFDAEGIACGPTELIKAGVMNAYMHSRETLAAVGLETGDAGHARAEPGMQPLVRMSNTYIKEGDSSYDEIIAECKNGVLLIGSRGGQVDPGRGAFQFNAKYGYKIVNGETAGMIRDVSLSGDILSVLHNIALCGSERKMSSGMCGKGQSVPVSDGAPHVYLTEAMVGGSGNA; translated from the coding sequence ATGGATACGATACGCTACTATGATATCAGGTACGTCCGCGGGAACTCCACCACAATCACGGTCGAGAACGGCGACGTAGAGTCTGCCGGCTCAAACTTTTTCGGCAAAGCCCTCATCCGCGTTCTCGGCAAACACGGCTGGGGCTACTACACCGCCTCCCCGTTTGATCCTGACAACACCAAAGCAAAGCAGGAGTACATCGCCCGCGCTGCCCGCGCCGCCAAACTTGCCAATGTCTCTGCAGAAATAGCCGACGTCCCGCACGGCTCACCCCGCAGCTGGTCATGTTCTGCGAACGAACAGGCAGCAGTCCCGCTTGAAGAAAAAGCAGCACTCCTTCTTCAGATGGAAGGCCGCGCAAAAATTTCCGAAGTAGTCAGCACATCCGCCAGATACGCAGAGCAGTATCATGACGTCTGGTTTGAGGACTGCAACGGGTACTCGGCAAAATCCTCCACATGCAGAACACTCTTCACCATCTCCGCAGTCGCCGCCCGCAGCGGAAACATGCAGATGAACTATGAACAGGAAGCAGTTGTCGGACCATTGAATCTGAAGGAGTATCTCGACTGCGGAGAAAAATGTGCGAAACGTGCGGTCGAACTCCTTGACGCCTCCGCAGTCCCGGGCGGCAGAATGCCTGCGGTCCTTGACCCTGCGATTGGCGGCGTGTTCGCTCACGAAGCAGTCGGGCATGCAAGCGAAGGGGACGCAGTCCGCGATGGAGTCTCTGTCCTTGCCGGAAAACTTGGAACCGCAGTCGGCTCACCTCTCGTCACCATCATCGACGACCCTTCGATGCACGACTACGGCTACGAACCCTTCGATGCAGAAGGCATCGCCTGCGGTCCGACCGAACTCATCAAAGCAGGAGTTATGAACGCGTACATGCACTCCCGCGAAACCCTTGCCGCCGTCGGTCTTGAGACCGGAGACGCAGGTCATGCCCGTGCAGAACCCGGCATGCAGCCTCTGGTTCGGATGAGCAACACCTACATCAAAGAAGGCGACTCCTCATATGACGAGATCATCGCCGAGTGCAAAAACGGAGTTCTTCTGATCGGTTCCCGCGGCGGTCAGGTGGACCCCGGCCGCGGTGCATTCCAGTTCAATGCTAAATACGGCTACAAAATTGTGAATGGCGAGACCGCCGGCATGATCCGCGACGTATCGCTCTCAGGAGACATCCTCTCGGTCCTTCACAACATCGCCCTCTGCGGCAGCGAACGAAAAATGTCCTCGGGAATGTGCGGCAAAGGCCAGTCGGTCCCTGTCTCTGACGGAGCACCGCACGTATATCTGACTGAAGCAATGGTAGGAGGGTCCGGCAATGCATGA
- a CDS encoding TldD/PmbA family protein, translating into MHENMIDTDVILRAGEKLADEIEVLVLSFEDLSLEQREMAVSAVSEHAGTTIYIRTVTNKKIGVSATSDPTRWKDCLAASVSSAKLAEPVEGWKGLPGPATLPAGDDPFDAKLSIDPDTAAAFLKRMNEGATAHPDARVVTAGVSLSKGLSVLANSHGVRYERKMTGISLGLDAIAGTSTGYEYDSSPFLDRINPEKMGEQTAFWATASRNGVDVATEKRDVVFSEHVVDSLVLDLFSDAVNGRNVLTGKSVFAGKLGEVVADSSLSIADVPMDPLGNSMRRFDTEGTPASRREIIANGVLSSYLYDCKTAGQAGTSSTGNALRGGNGATYIAPHCLRMFGKVSDVTKEPCMFVREVIGAHTANPLTGEFSVEVANAFLMEEGEFVQPVKKAMIAGNVFDILKNIGGISAETKTFDGAVVPKMRVCDMQVIG; encoded by the coding sequence ATGCATGAAAATATGATCGACACTGATGTTATTCTTCGCGCCGGAGAAAAACTTGCAGATGAGATCGAGGTCCTCGTACTCTCCTTTGAAGATCTCTCCCTTGAACAGCGGGAGATGGCGGTCTCCGCAGTCTCCGAACATGCGGGCACAACGATCTACATTCGTACCGTTACCAACAAAAAGATCGGAGTCTCGGCAACCTCTGATCCCACTCGGTGGAAGGACTGCCTCGCAGCCTCGGTCTCTTCGGCAAAACTTGCCGAGCCGGTGGAGGGATGGAAAGGACTCCCGGGTCCGGCAACCCTTCCCGCAGGCGACGACCCGTTCGATGCAAAACTCTCCATCGATCCTGATACCGCCGCCGCATTTCTGAAACGAATGAACGAAGGAGCGACCGCGCATCCTGATGCACGCGTGGTGACTGCCGGAGTTTCCCTTTCAAAAGGTCTGTCGGTTCTCGCCAACAGTCACGGCGTCCGGTACGAACGAAAAATGACCGGCATCTCCCTTGGTCTTGACGCCATTGCCGGTACTTCGACCGGTTACGAGTATGACTCATCCCCGTTCCTCGACCGCATCAATCCTGAGAAGATGGGTGAACAGACTGCGTTCTGGGCAACCGCTTCACGGAATGGTGTGGACGTTGCAACCGAAAAACGCGACGTCGTCTTCTCCGAACATGTGGTGGACTCGCTCGTCCTTGATCTGTTTTCGGATGCTGTGAACGGAAGAAATGTTCTGACCGGCAAATCGGTCTTCGCCGGAAAACTTGGCGAAGTAGTCGCCGACTCATCTCTTTCGATTGCTGATGTTCCCATGGATCCGCTTGGCAACAGCATGAGGAGATTTGACACCGAAGGAACGCCCGCATCCCGTCGCGAGATTATCGCAAACGGTGTGTTGTCGTCATACCTGTATGACTGCAAAACCGCTGGTCAGGCCGGCACATCTTCGACCGGCAATGCTCTTCGCGGCGGTAACGGCGCGACGTACATCGCTCCGCATTGTCTGAGAATGTTTGGAAAAGTTTCTGACGTCACCAAGGAGCCGTGCATGTTTGTCCGCGAAGTGATCGGCGCGCACACCGCAAACCCTCTGACCGGCGAGTTTTCGGTTGAGGTCGCGAACGCGTTTCTGATGGAGGAAGGAGAGTTTGTTCAACCGGTGAAAAAAGCAATGATCGCAGGAAATGTCTTTGATATTCTGAAAAATATCGGCGGCATCAGTGCGGAAACAAAAACTTTCGACGGCGCAGTCGTGCCAAAAATGCGTGTCTGTGACATGCAGGTCATCGGCTGA
- a CDS encoding RAD55 family ATPase, producing the protein MLTDIIVQGERKLSTGLAGLDEMIDGGFMENTVTALIGDSGIGRTTIALQFLVGGVTEGENVLFISLTHDINRLKKKLLDMYPWIEDKLDHQLHFMKLDPKNFDSLSYYLGNGLPELLRNLSISRLVIDPLTIYEESLRINDNVPIMSVYHIYWTLKSIPCTSFIVLSTSSARSLQSMSGYSEEFADNVILLFREFPKDTYLNPYKKVLLILKTRYNRHEHSGKVLEFDERGVAYLTKPENV; encoded by the coding sequence ATGTTAACGGACATCATTGTGCAGGGAGAGCGAAAACTTTCCACCGGTCTTGCCGGGCTCGATGAGATGATAGACGGCGGGTTCATGGAAAATACCGTAACCGCATTGATTGGAGATAGTGGAATCGGCAGAACCACGATAGCTCTTCAGTTTCTCGTTGGCGGAGTAACTGAAGGAGAGAATGTTCTCTTTATCAGCTTGACCCATGATATCAACAGACTTAAGAAAAAATTGCTGGACATGTATCCATGGATAGAGGATAAACTGGATCATCAGCTCCATTTTATGAAACTGGACCCAAAAAATTTTGATTCCCTCTCCTACTATCTGGGAAATGGTCTGCCGGAACTCCTGAGAAATCTCAGCATCTCCCGTCTGGTAATTGATCCGCTGACCATTTATGAAGAATCGCTGCGTATAAACGATAATGTTCCAATTATGTCGGTATACCACATCTACTGGACACTCAAATCCATTCCCTGTACCTCCTTCATTGTACTTTCTACAAGTTCGGCGAGATCCTTACAAAGCATGAGCGGATACTCTGAAGAGTTCGCCGACAATGTGATACTGCTCTTTCGGGAGTTCCCCAAAGACACCTATCTCAATCCGTACAAAAAAGTTCTGCTGATTCTCAAAACCCGGTACAACAGACATGAACATTCAGGAAAAGTGCTGGAGTTCGATGAACGCGGAGTGGCGTACCTGACAAAACCGGAAAATGTTTGA
- a CDS encoding type II/IV secretion system ATPase subunit, which translates to MFDKKTEKEPIPDYCFERDGALVSPVLDPNNTPVELYWAVPGLSLVAIVRTPENENLYLVYEPSLTPFEKEVLERLYSGVRNILILEDVYNEDDKANALYRAMDKYMERFGIELPLVSIYKIRYYLNRNYLGWGILEPLQHDSSIEDISCDGINVPVFLFHRKYRNIRTTIVFKNTKDLDTMVVLFAQKTDKHISLATPIVDTTLSDGSRIQLTYGTTVSAHGSSFTIRKFNEVPFSPIDLILNKTFTIDEMVYFWMAVEYNQSVLFIGGTASGKTTSLNAVAQFIPKLSKVITIEDTREITLSHENWIASVVPDPTGSSEERIEITMFDLLKSAMRQRPEFILVGEVRGVEAQTLFQAMNTGHTTFSTLHAGSVDSAIHRLENEPLNVPKATIESLNIVSSQVRLYRDGKQIRRCNEIVEIIGLSETKNVVVNTVFKYDPASDDVVHSGQSQIYSRIMEIAGRDQTWLIQERRKRSQFIRAMVEQKIRDYRDVSELLWMYDAMPDMVADSLDDLSELLTSGITSPKLYRNMKIPLDVLSR; encoded by the coding sequence GTGTTCGATAAAAAAACGGAAAAAGAGCCGATTCCGGATTATTGTTTTGAACGGGACGGTGCTCTTGTTTCTCCTGTTTTAGACCCTAACAATACTCCTGTTGAGTTGTATTGGGCTGTTCCCGGACTGTCCCTTGTGGCGATTGTCAGAACTCCTGAAAATGAAAATTTGTATCTCGTTTACGAGCCGTCACTGACACCATTTGAAAAAGAAGTTCTTGAGAGACTTTACTCCGGCGTTCGCAATATTCTGATTCTGGAGGATGTCTATAATGAAGATGACAAGGCCAATGCTTTGTATCGTGCGATGGATAAGTACATGGAGCGTTTTGGCATTGAACTACCGCTTGTCTCCATCTACAAAATTCGCTATTATCTGAACAGGAACTATCTTGGATGGGGTATTCTGGAGCCCCTGCAGCACGACTCCTCAATTGAGGATATCTCGTGTGACGGAATTAATGTGCCGGTATTTTTGTTTCACCGAAAGTACCGAAATATTCGTACAACCATTGTTTTCAAAAATACCAAAGACCTTGATACCATGGTTGTGCTGTTTGCCCAGAAAACCGACAAACATATCTCGCTTGCAACACCGATTGTGGACACCACACTTTCTGACGGCTCTCGTATTCAGCTGACGTACGGTACGACAGTCAGTGCTCACGGCTCTTCGTTCACAATTCGAAAGTTCAATGAAGTTCCGTTCTCACCGATCGATCTGATTCTGAACAAGACGTTTACGATTGATGAGATGGTCTACTTCTGGATGGCTGTTGAGTACAACCAGTCTGTTCTCTTTATCGGAGGAACGGCTTCTGGAAAGACCACATCACTCAATGCAGTTGCCCAGTTTATTCCCAAGCTCTCAAAGGTTATTACTATTGAAGATACCCGTGAGATTACGCTGAGTCATGAGAACTGGATTGCCAGTGTCGTTCCTGATCCCACCGGATCTTCAGAGGAACGTATTGAGATTACGATGTTTGATCTGTTGAAGTCTGCGATGCGTCAGCGGCCTGAGTTCATTCTGGTGGGTGAGGTTCGCGGCGTTGAGGCACAGACACTGTTCCAGGCAATGAACACCGGTCACACAACGTTTTCCACCCTGCACGCAGGCAGTGTGGACTCGGCAATCCACCGGTTGGAAAATGAGCCGCTGAATGTACCAAAGGCAACTATTGAGTCGCTGAATATTGTGTCCTCACAGGTACGTCTCTATCGTGATGGAAAACAGATTCGCCGGTGTAATGAAATTGTGGAGATCATAGGACTTTCCGAGACAAAAAATGTCGTGGTCAATACGGTGTTCAAGTATGATCCTGCAAGTGATGATGTGGTGCACTCAGGCCAGTCGCAGATTTATTCCCGCATTATGGAAATTGCTGGCCGGGATCAGACCTGGCTGATACAGGAACGAAGAAAACGATCCCAGTTTATTCGTGCTATGGTTGAACAGAAAATCCGGGATTACCGCGACGTCTCCGAACTTCTCTGGATGTATGATGCTATGCCCGATATGGTCGCGGACTCGCTTGATGATCTGAGTGAACTTCTCACGAGTGGTATCACTTCACCCAAGCTCTATCGAAATATGAAAATCCCCTTGGATGTTCTGAGTCGATGA